From Strix uralensis isolate ZFMK-TIS-50842 chromosome 1, bStrUra1, whole genome shotgun sequence, a single genomic window includes:
- the CHRAC1 gene encoding chromatin accessibility complex protein 1, with protein sequence MAARLSGGENRLVSLPLSRIRVIMKSSPEVSSINQDALFLTAKATELFVQYLATYSYKHGRGKEKNALTYSDLSHTAEECETFQFLADILPKKILASKYLKMLEKEKRDGEVGEDDEEDEEEEDEDEAVDEDVGS encoded by the exons ATGGCGGCGCGGCTGAGCGGCGGCGAGAACCGGCTGGTGTCGCTGCCTCTGTCGCGTATCCGCGTGATCATGAAGAGCTCGCCGGAGGTCTCCAGCATCAACCAGGACGCGCTGTTCCTCACCGCCAAAGCCACG GagctttttgttcagtatttgGCTACATACTCCTACAAACACGGCAGAGGCAAGGAGAAGAACGCTCTGACTTATAGTGACCTGTCACATACTGCCGAAGAGTGTGAGACCTTTCAGTTCCTTGCAG ATATCTTGCCAAAGAAGATCCTAGCTAGCAAATACctaaaaatgcttgaaaaagaGAAGCGAGATGGAGAAGTGGGGGAAGAtgatgaagaggatgaggaggaagaggatgaagatgAAGCTGTTGATGAAGATGTTGGGTCTTAA